In Lotus japonicus ecotype B-129 chromosome 5, LjGifu_v1.2, one genomic interval encodes:
- the LOC130719425 gene encoding uncharacterized protein LOC130719425 produces MSQDSSKKLTPEMNAYGVKVLGLKSKTPKSSKVSKSSPHTSEIAIAQGIPQPSSDPSKMKGNKARSKSDASKAKKKMVTRSSEATQGVNSEAEINSSTGDDVADPCITEVLETPLKEVLHADVDPIVPSPSNNQSSHGGDSDCNKDSDHLEEEVIVPNSTPSVDKDMHVEDVQNVIENSEFDEVLLNTLGASASVASKRRKMTVVRKYSTRSSCKKLGLGLSENKKRKKVIILDDDTPVVQNFKRKVHKDNATPVVDETPTVELDKTDTGSAARKRKIGKRIPENVPAAPLDNISFHSEESVGKWKYVYQRRIAQERELTGEILHCQEIMELIEAAGLLKTVTEIGGCYDKLVREFIVNITTNCTVSGHPDFRKVFVRGRCVHFSPEIINQYLGRSTIVTGNEELSLSVITNELTAGQVMEWLVKGLLSSTHLSVKYAILNRIGAANWAPTTHNSDISSV; encoded by the exons ATGAGTCAAGATTCTAGCAAGAAACTCACTCCTGAGATGAATGCTTACGGGGTAAAGGTATTGGGTTTGAAATCCAAAACCCCAAAATCTTCAAAGGTTTCAAAatcctctcctcatacctctgaAATCGCAATTGCTCAAGGTATTCCTCAACCATCGTCTGATCcgagtaagatgaaagggaataaGGCTCGATCCAAGTCAGATGCGTCCAAagcaaagaagaagatggtaaCGAGAAGCTCTGAGGCAACCCAGGGAGTAAATTCCGAGGCTGAAATCAACTCAAGTACAGGTGATGATGTTGCTGATCCTTGTATCACTGAAGTGTTGGAAACTCCTCTCAAGGAAGTTTTACATGCAGATGTAGATCCAATTGTTCCATCACCAAGCAATAATCAATCAAGCCACGGTGGTGATTCTGATTGCAACAAGGATTCTGATCATCTTGAGGAAGAGGTAATTGTTCCCAACTCTACTCCCTCTGTTGATAAAGATATGCATGTCGAGGATGTTCAGAATGTCATTGAGAACTCAGAATTTGATGAGGTGTTGCTCAACACCCTTGGTGCTTCTGCTTCTGTTGCTTCAAAGAGGCGAAAGATGACTGTTGTTCGTAAGTACTCTACGCGTTCCTCTTGCAAGAAgttaggtttgggtttgagtgagAACAAGAAGCGCAAGAAGGTCATTATTCTTGATGATGATACTCCAGTTGTACAGAATTTCAAAAGAAAGGTTCACAAAGATAATGCTACTCCTGTTGTTGATGAGACTCCAACTGTGGAGTTGGATAAGACAGATACTGGTTCTGCTGCTCGAAAGCGCAAGATTGGGAAACGAATTCCAGAAAACGTGCCTGCTGCTCCTTTGGATAACATTTCCTTTCACTCTGAAGAAAGTGTTGGTAAGTGGAAGTATGTTTATCAGCGCAGGATTGCTCAAGAGAGGGAATTGACTGGTGAGATTTTGCATTGTCAAGAAATTATGGAACTTATTGAGGCTGCTGGGTTGTTGAAAACTGTTACTGAGATTGGAGGCTGCTATGACAAGTTGGTGAGAGAATTTATTGTGAATATAACTACAAATTGCACTGTGTCTGGGCATCCTGATTTCAGGAAAGTTTTTGTGCGTGGTAGGTGTGTACATTTTTCTCCTGAGATCATTAATCAGTATTTGGGAAGGAGCACTATTGTCACAGGAAATGAAGAGCTGTCCTTGAGTGTTATCACTAATGAACTCACGGCTGGTCAGGTTATGGAATGGCTTGTCAAAGGCTTGTTGTCTTCTACTCATTTGAGTGTAAAGTATGCTATCTTGAATCGCATTGGTGCTGCAAATTGGGCTCCTACCACCCACAACTCAGATATTTCTTCAG TTTGA